The nucleotide sequence TGCCGCTGCCGGGCCACAACCTCGGGCAACAGGGCGTGGTGCTGCGCTCGGGCGGGCAAACCCTGGTCTACACCGCCGACCTTGTGCCCACCACCGCCCACGCCCCCTACCCCTACGTGATGGGCTACGACCTCTACCCCGTCACCTGCCTGGAGCAGCGCAAAAAATACCTGCCGCAGTGGTTCGAGCAGGGCGCCATCATCTGCACGCCCCACGACCCGGAAGTGGCCTTCGCAAAGTTGCACGAGACGAAGCGGGGCTTCGAGCTGAAGGAGGCAGAAGGCTGATGGCTCATGGCAGATAGCAAAAAGCACCCCCCGCCGAGTGCGTAGGCGGGGGGCGCTTTTCATTTTTTAGCCATCGGCCATCAGCCATCGGCCTTCTGCCATCTGCGCTGTCAGCTTGCCACCGGCTTGCTCGCCCTGTTCCGGTCCCGCCACTCCTCGAAGTACACCACCAGCGGCGCGACGATGTAGATGGAGGAGTAGGTGCCGACCAGGATGCCGACGAGCAGAATCAGGCTGAAGTCGCGCAGCACCGGGCCGCCGAAAATCAGCAGGCTGACCAGCGGCAGCATGGTGCTGACCGAGGTCATGATGGTGCGCGAGAGCGTCTGGTTGATGGCCGTGTTGACGATGTCGCGGTAGCTGCGGCCCCGCATGGTTCTCAGGTTCTCGCGGATGCGGTCCGAGACGATGATGGAGTCGTTGAGCGAGTACCCGATCAGGGTCAGCAGCGCGGCCACCGTCGCCACCGTGAATTCCAGGCCCAGCAGCGCGAACAGGCCCATCGCGATGGCCACGTCGTGAATGGCGGCGAGGATGCTGCCCAGACCCATGATGAAGTCGAAGCGGAAGCCGACATACACCAGAATCAGGCCCAGGCCCAGCAGCGCGGCGTAGACGGTCTTTTGGGTGAGTTCCTTGCCCACGGCAGGCCCCACCGTCTCGCTGGCGAGCACCTGTCCCTGCGGCAGCTTGGTGATGGCGGCGTTGAGCTGCTTGACCTCGGCGGCGGTCAGTTCGGGCACCTTGACCGTATAGGTCGCGCCCTGCTGACCGGGGGTGTTGTCGCGCTGAATGGTGGCGCTCTGGCCCGTGACCTTGCCCACGCCCGCGCCGATGACGGCGTTGCGCACCTGCTCGGTGCTCACGTTTCCGGCCACCCGCGTGGTCAGGGTGGTGCCGGGAACGAAGTCCACGCCGTAGTTCAGACCTTTGGTCGCCAGCAGGCCCGCGCCGGCCAGAGCGAGCAGCACCGACAGCGTGGTGATGATCTTGGCGGGCTTCATGAAGTCGAAGTTCGTCTGCTTAATCCACTGCGGCGCCGTCATGTTGGGTTTGCGCTGCGCCAGCCATTCCATGAACCACTTGGCGAAGACCAGGTTGGAAAAGGTGGACGCGATGACACCGATAATCAGGGTGACGGCGAAGCCTTTGACGGCCCCGGTGGAGTAGTTGTAGAGCGCCAGCGCCGAGAGCAGGTGCGCGGCGTTCACGTCCAGAATGGCGGCGGTGGAGTGCTCGTACCCGGCGCCGATGGCGTTCCTGATGCCTTTGCCCCGGGCGAGTTCTTCCTTGATGCGCTCGAACGAAATGACGTTGCCGTCCACGGCGGCGCCGATGGTCAGCACCAGACCCGCGATGCCCGGCAGGGTCAGCGTCGCGCCGAAGCCGCCCAGGATGCCCAGGATGATGACGGCGGAAAACAGCAGGCCCAGGGCGCCCACCAGTCCGAACCACAGGCCGTAGTAC is from Deinococcus wulumuqiensis R12 and encodes:
- the secD gene encoding protein translocase subunit SecD; the encoded protein is MTYGNKQPRKMNGASRRPPPPRNNSANKPNPWTALLLLLTLLGSLLYIWRPWEHRNNLWSLWNDQYQFMTLGLDLKGGLRIELAPESGTATRDELDRVKTVIENRINALGVAEPTVTVSGGKRVVVEIPGATPAVQDRARNIIQQTARLEFRIVNTDAQPDPALREKNPRSGGYTLAQLGPVVATGETIEDATSGTDPQSGQWVVNFKTTDAGAKTFGDFTGKNVNRLMAVVLDDQIQSVATINQRLFRDIQISGNFTADEASQLALVLKSGALPIKVVTAAERSIGPSLGADAIRSGAIAALVGVGLVFVMLFAYYGLWFGLVGALGLLFSAVIILGILGGFGATLTLPGIAGLVLTIGAAVDGNVISFERIKEELARGKGIRNAIGAGYEHSTAAILDVNAAHLLSALALYNYSTGAVKGFAVTLIIGVIASTFSNLVFAKWFMEWLAQRKPNMTAPQWIKQTNFDFMKPAKIITTLSVLLALAGAGLLATKGLNYGVDFVPGTTLTTRVAGNVSTEQVRNAVIGAGVGKVTGQSATIQRDNTPGQQGATYTVKVPELTAAEVKQLNAAITKLPQGQVLASETVGPAVGKELTQKTVYAALLGLGLILVYVGFRFDFIMGLGSILAAIHDVAIAMGLFALLGLEFTVATVAALLTLIGYSLNDSIIVSDRIRENLRTMRGRSYRDIVNTAINQTLSRTIMTSVSTMLPLVSLLIFGGPVLRDFSLILLVGILVGTYSSIYIVAPLVVYFEEWRDRNRASKPVAS